caggctttcgtcctcgagagCCATAAGAACTGCGGCATTCCCGTCGGTGAgtgttttgtttttctgtttttcttttcctcatGCTTCGTTTATCATGCCCAAATCAAACCCTCGTCGTGATCGTCTGGCTGATAAAATAGATAAGGaaggtttcttttctcctccttgtCTCCGTTGTTCCGAAATGAGTGCTTCCAATATGTCTTGTGAATGTAAACGAATCTCGTCAAATCGAAAATGCAATAATTGTGTGCGTTCTGGCGTCAAGTGTGAACGTGATTTTCATAATGAACGAAAATGGCAAAATTTGGAGCGTGATCGAATGAGATTAGCCGCCGACCTCGAAGATGCGGAGCGTTCAAATGATGAGGCACTGGCGCGTCTTTCCGAGACGTCTGCCAAATTGGCCCGGTTGCGGAAACATAAACGGTTTCTTGAGGCTCGAAATAAGGCTATGTTAGAGAATGACGTGGCTCTTCTTGAGGAGTTGGATTCTCAAGTTTCCTGGCCTGTTGCTGAGACCGCTTCTCTGGATGCTCAGCTTGCTGCGGTGACAGATGATCCTAGTCtgtctcagatgatgaattctccttccttttgggagaacttcgactctgctgtcgctggtggtattccttcaccaactggtggcaaccagtcaagttcgcaataggttcccatgtgttctcagaggtatcgtaccctttccatttgatcaggtaacatggtcgtccattgacttgtcggtaatccagaattcgttcaacttcatattcatcatcatcgctttcgatttcgatattttctgttggcatggcgtttttcggtgctggttccaatagcgagatgtgaaatactggatgtatgcgcttcattgatttcggtagtttcaagcggtaattcactggtcctgtttttccttcaatggtgaaaggtccaatcttctggtgatcgagcttttgacttggtcgtttcgttttgatatttctgcggagcaggaatactttctccccctcttcaaggtaggtccctctccatggtgcttgtcgtaatatatagccgctcgtaggttcatgaagtcaatgtctcttgacagttggtggtgtaagttcttcagcttttggactgtctcatttgctgcttctgatgtggactcttgtggtcgtggtttctcatatagcactgggtggtatccataattggcgtaaaatggcgttactttgagcgttgagtgctctgcattgttgtatgcaaactgtgccatgggtaggaatttaacccaatcatcttgttcataattGATGTaatgccgtaggtattgctcaatcgtttggttggttcgttcagtttgaccatttgcttgtgggtggtaggctgtggtgaggcggtgttctatacccatcaagtttgtgagtgttgtccagaattttgaagtgaacagcttgtctctgtctgatgtgatcttttgaggcattccgtggttggtaataacatgcttcaggaatatttgtgccatatctgctgcggtcatggttcctttggctggtaccaaatggatatatttggtcattcggtctgtgatgactgtaatcgagtcatatccttgtgatgtcggtaactgtgtgatgaagtcgatggtaacccattcccatggatgtgttggagcatccggggattgcatttttccgtagggttgatgtcttgctgccttatctcgaatgcaagtttcacagttcttcacatattcttgaacaacttttcgcgtgtttgggaagtagtagtttctcataatttgttcagctgttttctctgttcccaaatgtccgtggagtggagtgtcatggtgcatgctgatgatctcatttctcatgctttttggcacatagatgagattgtgcaagtacactaatccattgttatctgtggtcaatttgtcattttctgctgagttttcaatcatatcctggatcattttgtctttttgtgtttcttcaatgattttcttttccaaaggttcgtttgagatatgcatcgttgctgctaacacctggtggttgtagctgatggttccatcttcgttggttttcaatatcgctgggttgatcgttctgtccttgatctcatagtctggtcgtcgactgagtgcgtctgcttgtccattctcatttcctttgcagtggatgattttgaagtcatattgcgatagtacttcagcccatctggcctgtcttcgggtcaactctttggttgttgtgaagaaggtcaggttcttgtgatctgtcttcacaagtacagtgtgttgtgctccttccaaataaactctccaagtcttgaatgctaccactatagctagcaattctttatcatggatgtcatagttcaattccgcttgaactagttttcgtgagtggaatgcaacagctcgtggttttccatctggtcctggttgagtcattctcataccaatggcgtagtctgatgcatctgtttcaatcgtggtttccttctctgggtcgaactgcacaagtgctggtgcagatacaattctttccttggcttgttgaaacgcttgttgttgttctggtccccattgaaattcttgtccctttttcaacaatttgaacagtggcgtcatgaattgtgagtagtccttcaagaatcgtcggtagtagttcacaagtcctgtaaactgctgaacttccttggtgttcttcagttctggccaatccaagattgcttgaactttgttcttatccatctggattccctctgtagtgatccagtgtcctaagaactcagtctcctgaacatggaattcgcacttcttcaacttcaatcgtagcttcgcttcctcaagtttttgcagtactttcttgacatgctgcacatgttcttcaaaggtgctggagaagaccaagatgtcgtcaaggtagactatcacgaagatgtcaagatatactccaagtacatcataaatgaatcgttgaaatgatgctggtgcgttggtaagcccaaatggcatgaccaaatattcataatgtccatatttcgttctgatggtcgttttccattcttctcctctggcgatccgtagtcgattgtaggcgtctacAATGTCGAATTTtgtaaaccattttgctcctctgattcggtcttgcatttcatcaactcgtggtaatggatgtcgatccttgatggtgatggcgttgagtggtcgataatctgcacatagtcgtaggcttccatcctttttcggtacaaataggactccgtgccctgctggtgatgttgatggtctgatgaatcctttcgccaattgttcttcaatatattcccgtagtattcttgattctcgttctgacatcgggtaaatcttcttgcatgtcggtgtcttcccttccataaggggtatgcgatgatcgtgtggtccatggtctggtagttcaggtcgttcaggctgcttgaacaagtgctgaaactcaatatactcctgtggaatctgtggttcctgagtcgttgctgctagctccttatggtcaatccattcccatgagcctagctctgagtctgatgcttcttggttgctatcaactctttctgagcgatattcctcaatcggcgctgatctcttggatatatcctcatccatcaaatattcgcaatacttctgggtcgtgtccggtgcccatccgggtaaattcatcagccaatgtcgttctgaggccctggtggctgctaaaacaatattcgtcgctgtgtcattcgtttctctgttattcattctcaacccacctctcggttgcttcacgtatctaccaggtctcctgcctgtagatcgtggtgaggtcccggcctcccgttgactcggtcctttcattgttcttgggcaatcgcaatttgcaaagttcatttgtccagttttccagttgatttccgggttgtgattcctgagccatggaatccccaacactatatcgtattgtcccagcggtgtcacgtcgaaattgatcctttcttcatgatccgctacagccatagggacaaatcccgattcgaccgtcaggtggcttcccaaattctcaccattcagtcctgagataggctctggctgcgccttctcaattcctaagatccccaattgtcgctggaatctaggatccatgtaatttccagtagctcctgagtcaaccatcactctggctagttgattgagaactggtgtcgtaaacttcaagtggtatcctcgctgtgtcgctgataggcttgcttgccatcttggttgccgtagacgtcgtggacttgggtagtaatccttgggttcgaagtgaactatgcagtcatcttcataacatgcagtccagtgcatacttgaatgctctgggtgcaatagatatcccctgcatgcacagttccaatcccaacaaggacaactgtcattgtatttcctaggtcgttctgggaaataatgcgccattttctttcgatcgtaatgttctccacaggcgtgactataacacacaatccaaggtaattggttgtgctttgggtgctctcgatagtgcacgcaatcacaccaatcatacttgcatgagctgtggatggggcctcgtagtcgtttggtcgtgatgtcccgtaggtatccccatagttctccgttgttctgtccacagtggtggcatgtgtatgggtgctggtcgcattgcTGTAGGTGTtcttcccaagtttcgttcgttcgttcccaacatttcaagttctgatgtgggcagtatgtaatcaattcattgaatagttccttcaatcctttagagagcctcttggggttctcctgaagtgagataacaacatcatcaatgaagtacgcggcaacgtcggtattcgtttcttcgtcggcttttcgttgttccgtataccgtttggaccatagctgttgcttcaaaatagggctatacacactggacttcgtgtatccctcattatcttctgccagactctgttcttcttgttcatcattttcgggagttgcgttctgaggtgtctccggtatctcatggagttcctccacgttgggatcgtggccattccactgagcaccgtactcttcgtcaaggaaatcattaactggccaatcttggttgggcagttcgccgagtgatttctcatgaactggctcattgatggctttttcggacccatccgtccttatatgggctttgtcgcttccgctgtcggatcccaccgtccgttcattgggccaatattcttcttcgcttgaactcatgatctcatcaatttcctctgtcgtgagggtcgtctgttcttccatcaacctcctcaatgggctcaggttgggtacaatcatagttctgggtctccatggtcctccatgctcatccgaagcctcttgcgtgtgccatccagaatcattcgttgctctgagttcagggttcacaattcctgtggtgtcatacgctcctctctcctgggtagcgtgcagttgcttgttatcgtctcgttgttgctgaggcctaacgttctgtcgttgcctgcatgccttcgtcatgtggcccggctttccacatgtgaagcaaagtttctctttccttcttcgttctctttccttgtcggatacgaagggcctatgctgtgtggcatccagctccatcggtcgtggtccatagggatcttcatacccttggcttcgtggttgagctggtcgtttatcgttcgatcgatagtggctcgttcgtgggtttcctctaaaggtgttcccatatcgtgactccttctgtctgactctaaggtcatacagggtgttgtcaatcttgacggctcgttcaaagagttcgttcaatgaagtcggtcgttccatccaaaccagtttctcctgaatctctggtttcaacatttcctcgaatttcgcaatgtacatcgtctcgtcccaattcagatgggtgatgatctgctggaaatcagataccaacttggctactgatcctgtctgtttgagtcgccatagctttcgttcagcgttccgtgtggcgtcaatatctccgaatgttccctggagtcgtttcttgaattcagtgaagctgctgaaaacctcggtggtattgtcgttatggtattgttcatctttctcctggaagtcacgcaaggtaggttcaaaccaatcaaatgctggtccagtcaagtaagttgctgcaagtaggactttgtcggattcaaatatgagcttgctccggttcatgcggacatacaagtccaattgagtgatgaagggtcgcaacttgtatcgagtaccatcaaagggttccggtggtcgaactttgatagctttggctgactgtcgttcttccaaagtagtgatgctttcctgcagctggctaaccattccaaagagttcttcataagtcggagttcgtccctcagatccacgagaggatctaggagtagtgttgctgttactgttgttagacatggttgcagttcgtgttttaagtcaatatagtctcgaaacctgactcgtactgactggcgatcaatgtgtcacaacctggcttctctcgtgtcgtacctagggttctagttagttgtatttcgagactgaacacttaccttaagtgttcccaagtagtcgtatgctcaatgccccttcgggtccgattcggtatgtcgtatgcgttgatgggtatgtcgccccctccaggctccgtagttcaatagtcgttgatgggtatatcgccccctccaggctccgtaagataatcaacaagtaggaacggtaaaggtaacgagtagagaaacaaggccaaccgagtacgtatactgggttgttggttaagtgcggacgagtcagaaactagaaggtaaccaatgctgtaagacttgaattgatcgcgaagaactaagctaggtacatgaatgaatgtccttatatacctttcctagtccaatggtagattctccgttcctaccatgctacctccttctgtcctgtaatatccattccctgatagattggtagcattccctctttgtcctatctaccatattggtatattggtagaattcctccgtcgtcctttctaccgtggtcacgtgatgcttgggtgtatatcttcctcatcataatccttgttctttctgcatggtctttttgcccaatgattctgccttgactccccgcattgtcacgtgaggctgatgcagtgagatctgtaacaatCTGCAGACCAAGCTCAATGTGATTTCCTGGCGGCATGCAGCAATTGCCATCTCCCGGGCACACCTGCAGTGTGGTGGGTTCAAGCGTGACTACAGTGCCGATGATGGGCTGATCGACCAGCAAGCCGGCCATGGGTCCTGGGCTGCTGGGACGGTGTATGCCCGGGGGCTGCAGGAGGCACCTGGCCATATCCAGGCACGGCGGGTGCAATACCGGGCCATCAGTCGGGAGTGGCATGCCTTCCTAGGGTTTCAGGTATCACTAGGCCCGCGGAAGCGGGGCTGGGGGGGAGGAAAGGGGAGGAGCCAGCAGCaaagcggcagcggcagcagcagccgtatGTGACTGTTGAGATGAAAGAGAACTAGACACTATACACCCATTCATCTTAAGGGATACACTGTTTGGTATGTGGGggtgtgtatatatatatatagatgtAGATGTAGATATATAGCGAGATATATAGCTCGATGGAGAGAtagatagagagagagagatatatatatatattgttcGATTCcactttgtttcctttcttcttcatcgattcCTTCCCGTAAGCTTGGCACCATTAGCTTGACGAACACTATTGTTGGATTAGGGTTACCCGTCCATGGCCGACAGCaagtgttgggcttcattgcacgcacacaggccacccaggccggacagggcatgcaggagtggtgtggcccactgcccgtgtatgggatgaccgcgcggcagcagcggaagtggcagatcttgtggcagcttgccatgcccaccatggcgaggccccaacaggcgccccatcgagcccgggctcgggcggtccatatgttccccggggccggtcggatcctagaacagggtgggaaccccggcagttatcgggccacagaggggcgtggggtgagccccggagatcagcccacagccgggcatggggtgagccccgagcatgtggaagaagcagaggagactggcaatgcaggcagcaccgagccggcatggatgatgagcccaatggagcgtgcctgcttggagttttgcattgagctgctcaaccagcgccaccgtgcccatgaatatgaaagcccccttgtgtgtgccatggcggtgctcggctgggggagactgggtggcgtgatcccgacagttaccccccattttatcgcggatgatcaagcttgcgcggttcatggtggtgcagaaggcactgtggttggatccccatgtgggggacattattcagatgtggcaggcacaggctagcacggcgaatggcacagtgaatggcacagtgaatggcacagtgaatggcacaccggctagcccaatagcatggccgttggccagtgcagatgcccaactggccgatatcgatgagggctgtgatagtgccagtcccacacgccacacccccaccacggtgcacgatcgcccgtcatttcatgaccatgtgcagcagatggtcagccgcttcatgatccgtggcacccatgggcccatgcagacattgctcgactggcgcacatatgggttgaagatccattacaatagcacggcgccgggccatgtggcgtggatgggagccgatgagctgttgtacaaggatctgcatttcacgatgggtgaattccgtgggttcatccacgggttggttggggccacacgggagctgctgtgtgaactattatgtattgccgatggttccagcagcgcccacaccccaagcaccatgccgctgcccgccatcccgtggcagggcttgtatgatgatcccacccaggggcacccgggctggaacttttTGCACGATCGCCGAacccggtggcccgtggatggccggtggtggatgatccagcggctgcgcacagagcgccccgtgcagcagcaattcatgcgccgggggcgatccacggcccattggtggcacagtatctggcccgggtggcccggttcaaggagaaactggccgtggccatccatatgacggcggggcagccggcacgggcccccgagctgctcagtgtgcagtatgtcaacacgccgaacaaccaattccgcaatgtgttcattgaggatgggatggtgacactggtgactgcataccacaagggcttccatgcgagcaacgacagcaagctgatccaccggtatgtgccacgggcggtcgggggagttggtggtgtggtatatgtggctggcgatgccattcattggccagttgacagcgtggcaggccggcactgcgcatggcacggtgaatggcacatcgaatggtatgtcaaatggcacatcgaacggcacatggaatggtatgtcgaatggcacatcgaatggtatgtcgaatggcacatcgaacggcacattgaatggcacacgagccggcacggtgaatggcacggtgaatggtacagtgaatggcatgtcgaacggcacatcgaacggcacattgaacagcacattgaacagcacatggaatggcacacaagccggcacattgaatggcacactgaatggcacggcgaacggcatactgaatggcacactgattggcacacaagccggcacggcgaatggcacacgagccagcacggtgaatggcacatcaaacagcacattgaacggcacatggaatggcacacgagccggcacggtcaatggcacactgaatggcagggcgaacggcacactgaatggcacatcaaacggcacagcaaatggcatatcaaacgacacactgaatggcacatcgaacagcacattgaacggcacatcgaacagcatgttgaacggcacaacaaacagcataccgattggcacacgagctggcacagtgaatggcacatcgaacagcacattgaacggcacatggaatggcacaccaaatggtacggtgaatggcatgttgaatggtagactgaacggcacatcaaacagcacatcgaacagcacaccgattggcacaccgattggcacacaggccggcacatcaaatgccatgtcgaatggcacaacgattggcacaccgaatggcacggcgaacggcacactgaatggcacattgattggcacgtcgaacggcacaccggcatggcagcccccagcccatatttatggggccccgacccgggcatgcagcggccatggacccccgagcgattccgggaggtgttgaagcgggagacccaggcccggctcggccaggcattgaatattccggcgtaccgggacattgccattggcatcagccggcggttcctgcgggcatccagcacattcaccagtgaccgccaggatgaaacggagcaggcggcggcattggatgctgactgtgaggacggcatggatgcggaccagtggatggcgcatatgacggatttacaggcgggccattcatcgcacgtggcggggatggtatatgggcggcagctgatggagcaggcgggcacaacaagccaccggcgggcaatgttccggcagtccagtgtggattggcaccagtttctggggttcggctgcggcacgggggttccaggagatgtccatgccgacattgatgccggtgggcttcgggctggcttggtggatgaaggcagctgtccaagccgccgtcccggtcaggaacaggttagggctcgcttggtggatgatcccggtcaggaatgggttagggcttgcttggtggatgatcccggtcaggaatgggttagggcttgcttggtgaatgatcccggtcaggaacgggttagggctcgcttggtgagtgatcccagtcaggaaggggttagggctcgcttggtggatgaaggcaaccgtccaattcaccatcccggtcaggaacgggttagggctcgcttggtggatgaaggtagctgtccaattcaccatcccggtcaggaacgggttagggcttgcttggtgaatgatcccggtcaggaacgggttagggctcgccccgtgcttgggaaacgca
This Aspergillus chevalieri M1 DNA, chromosome 3, nearly complete sequence DNA region includes the following protein-coding sequences:
- a CDS encoding uncharacterized protein (COG:S;~EggNog:ENOG410Q1H7); amino-acid sequence: MPKSNPRRDRLADKIDKEGFFSPPCLRCSEMSASNMSCECKRISSNRKCNNCVRSGVKCERDFHNERKWQNLERDRMRLAADLEDAERSNDEALARLSETSAKLARLRKHKRFLEARNKAMLENDVALLEELDSQVSWPVAETASLDAQLAAVTDDPSLSQMMNSPSFWENFDSAVAGGIPSPTGGNQSSSQ
- a CDS encoding uncharacterized protein (COG:L;~EggNog:ENOG410PI7H;~InterPro:IPR027417,IPR014001,IPR011545;~PFAM:PF00270;~TransMembrane:1 (o1238-1261i);~go_function: GO:0003676 - nucleic acid binding [Evidence IEA];~go_function: GO:0005524 - ATP binding [Evidence IEA]); translated protein: MLNAPSGPIREICNNLQTKLNVISWRHAAIAISRAHLQCGGFKRDYSADDGLIDQQAGHGSWAAGTVYARGLQEAPGHIQARRVQYRAISREWHAFLGFQVSLGPRKRGWGGGKGRSQQQSGSGSSSRLPVHGRQQVLGFIARTQATQAGQGMQEWCGPLPVYGMTARQQRKWQILWQLAMPTMARPQQAPHRARARAVHMFPGAGRILEQGGNPGSYRATEGRGVSPGDQPTAGHGVSPEHVEEAEETGNAGSTEPAWMMSPMERACLEFCIELLNQRHRAHEYESPLLPPILSRMIKLARFMVVQKALWLDPHVGDIIQMWQAQASTANGTVNGTVNGTVNGTPASPIAWPLASADAQLADIDEGCDSASPTRHTPTTVHDRPSFHDHVQQMVSRFMIRGTHGPMQTLLDWRTYGLKIHYNSTAPGHVAWMGADELLYKDLHFTMGEFRGFIHGLVGATRELLCELLWAPGLELFARSPNPVARGWPVVDDPAAAHRAPRAAAIHAPGAIHGPLVAQYLARVARFKEKLAVAIHMTAGQPARAPELLSVQYVNTPNNQFRNVFIEDGMVTLVTAYHKGFHASNDSKLIHRYVPRAVGGVGGVAGTAHGTVNGTSNGMSNGTSNGTWNGMSNGTSNGMSNGTSNGTLNGTRAGTVNGTVNGTVNGMSNGTSNGTLNSTLNSTWNGTQAGTLNGTLNGTANGILNGTLIGTQAGTANGTRASTVNGTSNSTLNGTWNGTRAGTVNGTLNGRANGTLNGTSNGTANGISNDTLNGTSNSTLNGTSNSMLNGTTNSIPIGTRAGTVNGTSNSTLNGTWNGTPNGTHIEQHTDWHTDWHTGRHIKCHVEWHNDWHTEWHGERHTEWHIDWHVERHTGMAAPSPYLWGPDPGMQRPWTPERFREVLKRETQARLGQALNIPAYRDIAIGISRRFLRASSTFTSDRQDETEQAAALDADCEDGMDADQWMAHMTDLQAGHSSHVAGMVYGRQLMEQAGTTSHRRAMFRQSSVDWHQFLGFGCGTGVPGDVHADIDAGGLRAGLVDEGSCPSRRPGQEQVRARLVDDPGQEWVRACLVDDPGQEWVRACLVNDPGQERVRARLVSDPSQEGVRARLVDEGNRPIHHPGQERVRARLVDEGSCPIHHPGQERVRACLVNDPGQERVRARPVLGKRKRAPWQVEAEEHHMERRHQLQTMDMAAALQQMTGQAGMQFQGIQAPAMAAIQQGKSPVVAVMPTGGGKSMLFMLPAWAVPGGTTIVVVPLISLRQDMQQRCRRLGIPCMAWDRQQPCDEAAIVLVTPESAVTPDFHSFINRLVVMQRLDRVVIDECHIIMNQQKNFRSAMAQLGKLVRARTQMVFLTATLPPEMEPEFSQRIHHPQDQIDIYRARTSRGNVAYGVWRPPIPHTAPHGYGWEQDAWIIQFLQAQLQWARARGEDGDICQPGPPGAGDGGGIGM